The Solea senegalensis isolate Sse05_10M linkage group LG4, IFAPA_SoseM_1, whole genome shotgun sequence genome includes a region encoding these proteins:
- the si:dkey-156n14.3 gene encoding zinc finger protein ZXDC — translation MEIQGLSDAQNIHSQHGALHGTVSLSSQSAAGSRCRFICPENNAQRQLELHEPQRDNNNNTRSRTSQFHLLAENGSEAALLSVSKRQAADRTREPGSTPSVGLYNVNTVKENELNALLASYDSTQSTWKYGLESLNSTMQMALPLFEGEEKQPMQQRQLTLPVPGLRQQQREDGAFKQRPLASRVAAEPRSLSGTNRSTQEVYVVLNVVQEDGNSKTNKPGSDQTCEDGGEVNGKREECCKARLSGFMEVGYDSDNLVCESNDSLNCVDTQALRKSDNVFSLVNGNPSYLNAKQSVCRRIVEDVVLTNKYGDKICGQICTENDGGKLAGALSPQPRIDEGITLMSGSSLITETMETSDFISDAAGLQNEEDPVTASTSPPASETFSGTIMINNQSIIVTIENGVLTLAPPPEGHVHKEDDMVSLKEHLGMKDHEDIVLLNYDSGTKSIGKISTLAVSSASHQEEPRPGLSVSDSELALVDDCPLSELGTSLDSRSIIKQEAGELCAVTEADLVTPSPGVAVVGCDNEDPQSVPPVRSKKEILASFCCPEPGCSSTFDTRQKLKVHLLNHAEDPRPHQCPMEGCGWAFATSYKLKRHLQSHDKQRPHICQFEGCGRRFTTVYNLKAHVKVHEHDNSFICEICSERFRSAARLANHQRVHFEPERPHKCEFPGCEKTFITFSALFSHNRTHFRETGHFTCTFPGCDKTYDKACRLKIHLRSHTGERPFVCDSEGCAWSFTSMSKLLRHKRKHDDDRRFVCTEEGCGKSFTRAEHLKGHSITHLGTKPFQCLAEGCNAKFSARSSLYIHSKKHKQDSSTLRTRCPVANCSKHFSSRSSLKSHMLKHHHLSPDVLNQMETTPTLTPSSELISSNSTTVAGPGIAGGDQLTNVDLSSLFSAVPGGAAPTSGIGVGIPVGNSISNSTFTMDLSLVDSGILTIDPSSVGTTLCTSTSTTLAKTLDPLILAASADMGPHHGLEGTVGDVLPPQGTLNLDDVQTVTPEALGTLTALTMQGAGATVVPTLQHPLSSSNALSAETTATLAVAPVAELLASPSTVVEVGGQGGAGPLLSCVEVLGPPEGGKVLTQFVFSTHNSSFSPQKDPELNAVSPSSFLESGGSARTDYRAIQLVKKKKKQRGPSASYGSSASIQRKTKGAKLATPLTPSGARYGEGASTANGGLTLRDPVTGAQYVQIQLLQDDPASDGDLAFQLSSQPSSSHSQLTVDLPVNILQEPSVMAEDDNGSDNTQFTGSTINLQDLE, via the exons ATGGAAATTCAGGGGCTATCTGACGCccaaaacattcactctcaacATGGCGCCTTACATGGAACCGTTTCGTTAAGCTCTCAGTCAGCCGCGGGATCGAGATGTCGTTTTATTTGCCCCGAAAATAATGCACAGCGACAACTGGAGCTACACGaaccacaaagagacaacaacaacaacaccaggTCGAGGACATCGCAGTTTCACCTACTGGCGGAAAATGGCAGCGAAGCGGCTTTATTATCCGTTAGCAAACGGCAGGCAGCTGATAGGACCCGTGAACCCGGTAGCACACCGAGTGTCGGACTTTATAACGTGAATACGGTAAAAGAAAATGAGCTAAACGCGTTGCTTGCCTCTTACGACTCTACCCAAAGTACCTGGAAGTACGGGTTAGAGAGCTTGAACAGCACAATGCAAATGGCGCTGCCCCTGTTTGAAGGGGAAGAGAAACAACCGATGCAGCAGCGGCAGCTAACGTTACCAGTTCCAGGTTtacggcagcagcagcgtgaggACGGCGCCTTCAAGCAGCGCCCACTGGCCAGCAGAGTCGCCGCTGAGCCGAGGAGCCTCAGCGGGACGAACAGAAGTACACAGGAAGTGtatgttgttttgaatgttgttCAAGAGGATGGCaatagcaaaacaaacaaaccggGATCTGATCAAACATGTGAGGACGGCGGTGAAGTAAACGGTAAACGGGAGGAATGCTGTAAAGCGCGTCTCTCTGGCTTCATGGAGGTTGGATACGACAGCGACAATCTTGTCTGTGAATCTAACGACAGCCTGAACTGTGTTGATACACAGGCCTTGAGAAAAAGCGACAATGTTTTCAGTTTGGTGAACGGGAATCCATCTTATTTGAATGCTAAACAGAGTGTGTGTCGGCGCATTGTCGAAGACGTAGTTTTGACAAACAAATATGGCGATAAAATTTGTGGCCAGATATGTACCGAAAACGATGGAGGTAAACTTGCCGGGGCGCTGTCGCCACAGCCCCGTATTGACGAAGGCATTACACTGATGTCAGGCAGCTCGCTCATTACAGAAACCATGGAGACCTCGGACTTTATTTCAGACGCAGCGGGGCTGCAGAACGAGGAAGACCCAGTCACGGCCTCCACAAGTCCTCCTGCCAGCGAAACCTTTTCCGGAACTATCATGATAAATAACCAAAGCATCATAGTGACAATAGAAAACGGGGTCCTGACACTGGCTCCGCCACCAGAGGGACATGTACACAAAGAGGACGATATGGTCAGCTTGAAGGAGCATCTGGGCATGAAAGATCACGAGGATATTGTTCTTTTAAACTATGATAGTGGCACTAAATCCATCGGTAAGATCAGCACATTAGCTGTATCCAGTGCCAGTCACCAGGAAGAACCCAGACCTGGTTTGTCTGTGAGTGATTCTGAGCTGGCTCTGGTGGATGACTGTCCCCTGTCAGAGCTAGGTACATCTCTGGACTCACGTTCAATCATCAAGCAAGAGGCAGGGGAGCTGTGTGCTGTGACAGAGGCTGATCTGGTCACCCCATCCCCCGGAGTAGCTGTGGTAGGCTGTGATAATGAGGACCCCCAGTCTGTGCCACCAGTCCGGTCTAAAAAAGAGATATTGGCTTCTTTCTGCTGTCCAGAACCAGGCTGCTCAAGTACATTTGACACAAGGCAGAAACTAAAGGTTCACCTCTTGAACCATGCAGAGGATCCTCGCCCACACCAGTGCCCTATGGAGGGCTGCGGCTGGGCCTTTGCCACCTCTTACAAGCTAAAACGACACCTTCAGTCCCATGACAAGCAGCGGCCACACATCTGCCAGTTTGAAGGCTGTGGACGGCGTTTCACTACCGTGTACAACCTCAAGGCTCATGTCAAAGTGCATGAGCACGACAACTCCTTCATCTGTGAGATCTGCAGTGAGAGGTTTCGCAGTGCTGCACGACTTGCCAACCACCAGAGAGTTCATTTTGAGCCAGAGAGGCCCCACAAGTGTGAATTCCCAG GTTGTGAGAAAACCTTCATCACCTTCAGTGCCCTTTTCTCCCATAACCGCACCCACTTCAGAGAAACGGGCCACTTCACCTGCACTTTCCCAGGCTGCGATAAGACATATGACAAGGCCTGTCGTCTCAAGATCCACTTGAGGAGTCACACTG GTGAGAGGCCGTTTGTCTGTGACTCAGAAGGCTGTGCCTGGTCCTTCACCAGCATGTCCAAGTTGCTCCGACACAAACG gAAACATGATGATGACCGTCGCTTTGTCTGCACAGAGGAGGGCTGTGGCAAGTCTTTCACTCGGGCAGAGCACCTCAAGGGTCACAGTATCACCCATCTGGGCACCAAGCCCTTTCAGTGCCTTGCAGAAG GATGTAACGCCAAGTTCTCAGCTCGCAGCAGCCTCTACATCCACTCCAAGAAGCACAAGCAGGACAGCAGCACGCTGAGGACCCGCTGTCCTGTGGCCAACTGCTCCAAGCACTTCTCTTCCCGCAGCAGTCTTAAGAGCCACATGCTCAAACACCACCACCTCAGCCCTG ATGTTTTGAACCAAATGGAGACGACGCCTACCTTGACCCCCAGTAGCGAGCTCATCAGCTCCAACTCCACAACAGTTGCTGGGCCTGGTATTGCGGGGGGTGACCAGCTGACCAACGTGGACCTCAgctctcttttctctgctgtGCCTGGAGGTGCTGCACCCACTTCGGGTATCGGAGTGGGAATTCCTGTTGGCAATAGCATCTCTAACAGCACCTTCACCATGGACCTCTCCCTGGTTGATTCAGGCATCCTCACCATTGACCCCTCCTCAGTTGGGACCACACTCTGCACCAGCACTAGCACCACTTTGGCCAAGACTTTGGACCCTCTTATTTTAGCAGCCAGTGCTGACATGGGCCCACACCACGGTCTGGAGGGAACAGTGGGTGATGTTCTGCCCCCGCAGGGCACCTTAAACTTAGATGATGTGCAGACAGTTACTCCTGAGGCGCTGGGAACCCTCACTGCTCTCACCATGCAGGGTGCTGGTGCCACTGTGGTCCCCACTTTACAACACCCACTCAGCTCCTCTAATGCCCTGAGCGCAGAGACTACTGCCACCTTGGCTGTGGCTCCTGTGGCGGAGTTGTTGGCTTCACCCTCTACAGTGGTGGAGGTTGGTGGACAGGGAGGAGCAGGGCCATTGCTGAGCTGTGTGGAGGTGCTGGGGCCCCCAGAAGGAGGGAAAGTCCTCACCCAGTTTGTTTTCTCAACtcacaacagcagcttcagccCCCAGAAAGACCCAGAACTCAATGCTGTGTCACCAAGCAGCTTTCTG GAGAGTGGAGGCTCAGCCCGGACTGACTACAGAGCCATCCAGCtggtcaagaagaagaagaaacagagggGCCCATCAGCCTCCTATG GGAGTTCAGCATCAATTCAGAGAAAAACTAAAGGAGCAAAACTAGCAACGCCACTAACTCCCTCTGGTGCTCGTTATGGAGAAGGAGCTTCAACAGCCAATGGCGGCTTAACTTTGCGTGACCCTGTTACTGGAGCTCAGTATGTCCAGattcagctgctgcag gatGACCCAGCCAGTGATGGTGACCTGGCCTTCCAGCTGAGTTCTCAGCCCTCCAGCTCCCACTCTCAGCTCACTGTTGACCTACCTGTCAACATTTTACAG GAGCCATCAGTGATGGCTGAAGACGACAACGGCTCTGACAACACTCAGTTCACAGGAAGCACAATCAACCTTCAGGACTTGGAGTGA